The DNA region ACCAGCAAAGTTTATTCCGAAGGATTGCGATGGCATCCTCGCTTTAACGCCTCTTACCGTAGGGGAACAGGTTTTCCTAAAATTTAACACAATTCCGGTTGTCCTTCGTTTGTCTAACGCCGCTTTGATGCGTCATGCAGCGAGAAACATATCTCTTGAGAGGTGTGCAGCATTGAAACATTTCGATGCCTTTGCGTGTGATGCTTCGTGGACACAGGACTTCTTTTCAGATTTCGTTCCCGATATGTGTGTTTTTCATCATATCCCTTATGGTGTTGATACATCTGTTTTCAAACCGATGGATAAAACGAAATGTAAGAATCAGTTGTCTCAAGCACTCGGGAATGAAGAAATTTTGCAGAAACCGTTGGTGGGAGTTGTACCAGGACTGAATCCACACGAGACGCTTCGCTTTTTGCGAAAATTACGGTCTGCAAACCCTGATCTTAACTACCTTGTTATTCATTCCAGCCTGATGGATGATTTCACAGATGATGGTTGCGTCAACTTCTTTAATATTGCGTCTCAGCAAGACAAAGAGGCGAGTCCTTTCATCTTTAATGCTTTAGACGCATTGGTGTTTCCGACAATTCTCGGTGCATCACCGCTACTCCTACTTGAGATAGTGGCATGTGGTATTCCAACGGTTGTTTGGGGGCATTCCGTCCCTAAAGAGATGTCAGGTGCTTGCCGATTCGTTCAAGTTGCCCCAAGTCTTTTTGACCCGGTTCAACTACCGGTCAAATCAATATCGCAGGAACTGAGATTTCTCTTTGAAAACCCTGACGAGCAGAGACGTTTAGCGCAGGACGGATTAGAAGCTATTTCAGCTTACACATGGGAAGCAGCCATCCAGCGAATCCTCAACTTATTTAGAGATCTTCGCAGTCGCCCGGTGCGCCAATCTAATCCTGCGAAACATCGATTGTTGTTTAAGAAACATTACAATTTGGTATCTGGTGAA from Candidatus Poribacteria bacterium includes:
- a CDS encoding glycosyltransferase family 4 protein — protein: MIEFPRNLHNLHQFKRNGEQFVADLDAGVVVPVTEVVCDVLNVCGTSETDAIIESLADKHGSRFEILKALAFLAKLSEMEILFSSDPSDLEASQRNERSKIYVTPGVFESRERTPFLLSIANHSLITVLAQHADVYLALPETVNNQDVEENLQVQGVQPIFFRNDRTFSPAKFIPKDCDGILALTPLTVGEQVFLKFNTIPVVLRLSNAALMRHAARNISLERCAALKHFDAFACDASWTQDFFSDFVPDMCVFHHIPYGVDTSVFKPMDKTKCKNQLSQALGNEEILQKPLVGVVPGLNPHETLRFLRKLRSANPDLNYLVIHSSLMDDFTDDGCVNFFNIASQQDKEASPFIFNALDALVFPTILGASPLLLLEIVACGIPTVVWGHSVPKEMSGACRFVQVAPSLFDPVQLPVKSISQELRFLFENPDEQRRLAQDGLEAISAYTWEAAIQRILNLFRDLRSRPVRQSNPAKHRLLFKKHYNLVSGEIESEALELSKAPSLEQPSPVDVERAIAMTLLEEHTPMEVRTVLQSICQEPERAEKILENLI